CTTTGATTGAAAAAGTTGAAGCCATTTTACCTAACTACACTCTATTGCAGGTACAGCTGACCATGTTCTTAAAAAAGATCACTGATTTAGACGCACTCATTGCATCTACACCAGAGTTATCAGAGTATGCTTTTGTATTAAACGAAGCAAAAAAAGCAAGCGATCACCTGCTTAGTCAAGATGAAGAACTTCTTCTTGCACAATTAACAACTACCGGCTCCTTAGCCTGGGGACGTCTACAAGATCAGATCGTCTCTTCTCTCACAGGAGAATTGGATAATACCCCTGTAACATTAACCACACTACGTTCCAAAGCTTATGATAATGATGCCTCTATCCGTAAAAGTGCCTATGAAGCTGAATTGGCTGCTTATGTAAAAAAAGAACGGGAATCTGCTGCAGCTCTTAATGCAATAAAAGGCGAAGTAATCACTGTAGCCAACAAACGTCGCTACTCTTGCCCATTAGAAATGACCCTCGAGGCTTCACGCATGGATCGTCAAACCCTTGATGCCATGTTAAGTGCCATCAAAGAATACCTACCTTATTTCAGAGAATATTTGCTAAAAAAATCTGAGCTACTCGGACATAGCAATGGGTTGCCCTTTTATGACTTATTTGCCCCCATTGGACGTGTTGATATACGCTATACATATGATGAAGCAAAAGCTTATATCATCAAACACTTTACGCAATTTGATTCCAGTTTAGGCCAATATGCTCAAAAAGCCTTTGATCAAAATTGGATCGATCCTTTTCCAAAAGACAACAAAGTAGCAGGTGCATTTTGTTCAAATATACACGCCATTGGAGAAAGCCGTATTCTTTCTAATTTTTCAGGCAGCTTTAGTGATATGACGACGCTTGCACATGAACTTGGTCACGGCTATCATGGTGAATGTTTAAAAGACGCTCGTCCTCTTAATGCCGACTACCCTATGCCTCTTGCAGAAACCGCTTCTATCTTTTGCGAAACAATCGTCTTTCAAGCTGCCCTTGAGAAAGCATCTTTGGAAGAGCAAAAGGTTATACTTGAAAATGATCTTATGGGTTCAACTCAAGTTATTGTTGACATATACAGCCGTTATTTATTTGAGACTGCACTGTTTGAAAAGCGGAAAAATAGCTCTTTATCTGTTGATGAGTTAAAGCAAACAATGCTTGACGCACAAAAAGAGGCCTATGGAGAAGCCCTCGATCCAAATTATCTTCACCCATATATGTGGATGTGTAAACCACATTACTATGAAGCTTCAATGAATTTCTACAACTTTCCATATGCCTTTGGTCTGCTTTTTGCAAAAGGCTTATATCATATGTATCAAAAAGATCCAGTTGCTTTTGTTCCCAAGTATAAAGCTCTGTTGGAAGCAACCGGAGCACATTCCATTCATGATGTATTAAGCATTATGGGAATAGATTCACATGATCCTAGCTTTTTCAAAAATTCACTTGAGTTAGTGAAAAAAGATATTGAAAAATATCTTGATATAAACGCTTAAGTATTATTGACTTTATTTCTTGGCTTTCCTTGAAAAAAAGCTTCAATATTTTGATAAACTTCATTAAGCATTCGATTTCTTGACTCCACACTTGCCCATGCAATGTGTGGAGTTATTATTAACTTATTTTTATCCTTTAATCGCTGCATCGGATGATGTAACTTCATCGGTTCCTCTTCTAGAACGTCTAGCCCAGCTCGAAATATCCACCCTTCATTAAGTGCCTCAACCAACTCTTTTTCATTCACAATCGGGCCTCTCCCAAAGTTCATCAAAATTGCCGTAGGACGCATCTTGCGAAATGCAGCACTATCAAAGAGATTCGTTGTCGCCTCTGTTAATGGTGCATGGATACTAATAATATCGGATTCCTGTAATAACGTGTCAAAATCAACACGTCGATACTCTTTATGATCATTTTTTCCTGTAGTTGAATAATAGATGATGCGGGCACCAAATGTCGTTGCAATCTTTGCCACTTCTTGACCGATTGCCCCTAAACCAACAATGCCAAAAGTTTTCCCAGCAAGTTCATGCCAAGTCATTGTATAATGTGAAAACTTAGTATCTTCAATATAGCTCCCCCGCTTGACATAATCGTCATATCCCGACATCGGAACTAACAAATACATGAGCATCGCAAACGTGAGCAACACAACACTTTGCGTTGAGTATCCTTTGATATTTGAGACACAGACACCACATGCATCTGCTGCAGATAGGTCTACAGTATTTGTGCCTGTTGACGTTAGGCAAATAAGTTTTAGATTCGGTAGAGCAAAAAGAATTTCTTGGGTATAGTGGATTTTATTGGATATCAAGACATCTGCATCATAACAGCGCTTTACTATCTCTTCTTGAGGTGTATGCTTATATGTTATGACCTCTCCCAAACTATGAAAAGATGTATAATCCAGATCATACCCAAGCGAATCCGTATCTAATAAAACAATTTTCATATTTTTGTCAAACTCCTTTTTAGTGAAATTATGGATTTACATGTAGTGGCAAGACAAGAATAAATTCGCTACCTTTTCCAAGAGCGCTTTTGACGCGTATCTTTCCTTTATGTCCTAGAATGATTACTTTTGCAATGGAAAGACCTAATCCATGTCCTCCGGTTTGACGTGTTCTTGATTCATCCGAGCGATAAAAGCGTTCAAACAAATACGGTAGCGCTTCCTTTTCAATGCCAATTCCACTGTCCTTAATATGAATATGAACATTTTGTCCATGTGTATATGCGTGTAATGAGATCTCGCCTTTTTGTGGTGTATATTTAATCGCATTATCCATAAAGATTCGAACAGTTTGTTTGATTTTAATTTCATCTAGTGTAACTAAAAGCCCTTTGGGAACATCACACATGATGCGTTGATCTTTGTTATTAAGCATATTAAACTCTTTTACCGTACTGCATAGAAGTTCTGCCAAATCAAATGTAGAAAACTCAAACTGAAGCGTCTGATTATCTGAACGGACAAGCGTCAAGAGATTTTCCACTAATTGTTGCATACTTTTTGATTCACTAATAATCGCTTCGATTGATTCGTCAATTATTTCCGGGTCTTTTTTTCCCCAGCGTTCCAACATTGAAGCATAGCCATTAATAATACTTATGGGCGTTCTAAGTTCATGGGAGACGTCCGA
This sequence is a window from Vallitaleaceae bacterium 9-2. Protein-coding genes within it:
- a CDS encoding M3 family oligoendopeptidase, translating into MKNWDLTPLYSNFDSPEITKDFEQVTTLIHQVQEEVSTLDTQSPNLGQALVSIQKKRDTLENLLGRLHNFGHLAYATDTTNHPAATLIEKVEAILPNYTLLQVQLTMFLKKITDLDALIASTPELSEYAFVLNEAKKASDHLLSQDEELLLAQLTTTGSLAWGRLQDQIVSSLTGELDNTPVTLTTLRSKAYDNDASIRKSAYEAELAAYVKKERESAAALNAIKGEVITVANKRRYSCPLEMTLEASRMDRQTLDAMLSAIKEYLPYFREYLLKKSELLGHSNGLPFYDLFAPIGRVDIRYTYDEAKAYIIKHFTQFDSSLGQYAQKAFDQNWIDPFPKDNKVAGAFCSNIHAIGESRILSNFSGSFSDMTTLAHELGHGYHGECLKDARPLNADYPMPLAETASIFCETIVFQAALEKASLEEQKVILENDLMGSTQVIVDIYSRYLFETALFEKRKNSSLSVDELKQTMLDAQKEAYGEALDPNYLHPYMWMCKPHYYEASMNFYNFPYAFGLLFAKGLYHMYQKDPVAFVPKYKALLEATGAHSIHDVLSIMGIDSHDPSFFKNSLELVKKDIEKYLDINA
- a CDS encoding D-2-hydroxyacid dehydrogenase — its product is MKIVLLDTDSLGYDLDYTSFHSLGEVITYKHTPQEEIVKRCYDADVLISNKIHYTQEILFALPNLKLICLTSTGTNTVDLSAADACGVCVSNIKGYSTQSVVLLTFAMLMYLLVPMSGYDDYVKRGSYIEDTKFSHYTMTWHELAGKTFGIVGLGAIGQEVAKIATTFGARIIYYSTTGKNDHKEYRRVDFDTLLQESDIISIHAPLTEATTNLFDSAAFRKMRPTAILMNFGRGPIVNEKELVEALNEGWIFRAGLDVLEEEPMKLHHPMQRLKDKNKLIITPHIAWASVESRNRMLNEVYQNIEAFFQGKPRNKVNNT